tgtgggtgtggtTTAGGGTTGTAGACAGGGAGCAGAGGCAAGAATACAgtaaatggatgtaagttgcaatagtttttcagagatgaagaggcttggtgCAGGCAGCCTAGCATGGGGATTTTCATCAACCAAGTcttcagaccacaacaacaacaacaacaacaacaacaacgatgacgaCAACAGTTGCTGTTCATGTACTAATGCTTGCTTGTTAGTATTTACATGACTCAATCAACAAATAAGATACTGAAGAATATCTGCTACCTACATGCCATATGAATAGACATGTTTAAAATTAACATTCTTACCTGACTTGTTATGTGCAAGAAGTTCCCAAAACACAGTCTACACGATAAGACAATTttaaatccaggatagaatgtaacaatattgaaaaggatagttgctactcaccgtatagtgaaggtgctgagtcacagataggcacaaaaaaataaCTATCAGAAAGTGagattttggccaacaaggccttagtTGAAAATTGAGAAATTAGACCACTCACATtcctcatgcaaacgcaactcactcaATGTGATCACGCGCGTGTGAGTTGCATTttccagagtgtgtgtgtgtgtgtgtgtgtgtgtgtgtgtgtgtgtgtgtgtgtgtgtgtgtgtgtgtatttttgatgtAGGACTTGCTGaccaaaagctcactttccgacagtcttcttgttgtacccatttgcgactcagcatctccgctatatggtgagtagcaactatccttttcacagtaTTGTAATAAGACAATTTGTAGAAGTTGTACGTATGGTTAGTAGCAATGTTGTAATTGGCTTTAGACTGCAGAAATTCTTAATTTCTTACTTtacacctgtcagaagcctgtgACAGAATGTTGAACTGCACTCTGAGCCCTAAAAAAGCAGGCAAAATCAGCTTGGTATTAATTTTTGGCCTTTAGCGTGTCTTTAAAAACCGTGTTCCATCAATAACTAATTTTTATTGCCGTTCAAAAATTTCACAAAAAGTAGATGTTTGGGGATGTGATGTAAGATTCTAAACAAATTAATagcaatatttattttgaaatgtagtggAATTAATCATTGTCAGGGACTACACTAAAATGTAAGAATGTAATAAAAACTTATTGCTGTACAGCCTTGAAACATGTAAAAGGTACTAGAACTGGCAAAAAATGATACTACTAACTTCAGAGAACTGTGTAACCTATTCTATATAGATGAGTGACATGTAACACCTATGTGACTGTACCTGTAGGTAAAAGAGGGTGTTACAAAATAAAACTACTAATTTGGCCTCACGAGAACACTGCTTTTTACTGCCAATTAAAACTGAAACTCTTAAAGTTATACTACTATTCACAATTAAATAGTTGTGAATGGTGCCCATACCAAAGCAAATGTCACTACCAATACGAAATATCAGTTCCGGATGAGGCAATAGTAAGCAACAGTGTGTCTCGGCATAGCTTatggggaaatacggaagcgtccgatcccgcccgtctgctttgacccatgacgtcacaaatatggcggaaacaaaaacgaacacacacactttccacaagaagcctaatgacactaacgggacaagcgcgggaaatggggtgttttgggtggggggcaaactaaatataaacaaatttagacgccttgcgtagctacaacgtgtaagtgaagacagccatgcatgaatacccacccacctccctaggggtcgtaacccctgcaacccatagaagataaagatgcttcagtagctgatttgtgttttttgtcttaaaaaaaaaaaaaaaaaaatctcacaggatagaacgaacagatcagaaagataaatataataaactaaaacagaaattggaggaaacagataattaaaataagtaaaaagtgtttttaaattaaaaaaaaaaataaaataaaaatctcacgagatagaatgaacagatcagaaaagtaaataaaataagataaaacagaactggagacggccacactcaaaccaaactccgcgccgtcatgacgtcacacacgacaacacccttacgtcacgggtcaaagccgacgcgtgggatcggacgcttctgtcgatccGCTTATGGTTATCTTCCTCCTATGGTAGCTACTTCTCTAGCAGTTCCTACATATCTGATGATCATTCAGTAGCATAAAGAAGTCAAAATATTCCAAATATCAGTGCTgcttgccaccttcagattttctaAAGTATATAAATTATGGAGATATGTTCCATTTTTGAACTGAATGAATGTTTTTGTGAAAAACaaattgcctttcatttagttgcaaagacagaaCATACATTGACATCTGAAGCAACCAAGGAatgacagaaaatggaaaaaaagacacatataaattatttgaaaaCTGAAATGAAAGTACCCGAATTCAAGTGGTACGCATTTTATGACTAACAATGCAGCAACTACAGACCTATTGAAAAACTGTAGGATGACTTAGTAGAGCTACATGAAACTTTTAAATTCATCACATCTAGCTCTGTAAAGTTGTCATTCAGGATTATTCCTCTCCTGCAGACAGGCAAAAAGGAAGATTAATGAGATTAGGGTCTCCTGTACCGTCAACATGTTTTTAAATAATGATTCACATTTTTGTAAGTGGGCACCTCTGCAATTTGCATTTTGTTATATTTCACAGTGACTTCTCAGATATTTGCTCAGAGCAAAAACCCAAGAGTATGAGAAAAGAAAGTGGCACAACAAAGAATATAACTGTAGATGACTCTTTTTCAGAATCTAAACTTCATTTGCTCCAATAGCAACTGTCACGAATTTTCAGTAACCCCTCCCCCTCCATCACATACACATCATGATCCtttcaaaatataaaaacaaattctTTTGGAAAGGAGTGAGTATTTTCATCTGTGGTTAATATTCATAAATGTTTTTATCAACGGTGCTATTACAGCAAACATAAAAAGATACTTTGGTAGTGGCTTTCTATAGCTTGCAGCAAAAGGAATAAAACAATGTAGCACAAAAGCAGTGTAACACCTAACACTTAATTTTTTTACGAAAAGAAGACAAGAACAATACTCAGAAACGAATGAATATTAGACCCCCCTCCTCTCCCAGTCTATGGTACACCAATAAATGACGAGACAAATATTAGGGACCAaacattatttattaaataaatgtttttttaatgtaaaaaacttTGAATGCCTACATCACAATTTTCCTGTCACACAGTATAGTAGCTAGTTTTGGTAACtatctacaaccatcttcagatctctaaACAAATGGAGGAAAATCAGACTAACAAAATTTTGAACTATCAAGTAagatataaaaaaaactgtataaaAGGTGACCAAAAATTATAATGGGGAGCCAATTCTAATAAGAAGGGTGAACATTTAACAAATCCATTTAACAGTGTAAAAGAAAATATGTTCAAGCTCTTAACATAACACACAATTCACAACATAAAAAAGGTTGTGAATATGCATTGGAAAGTGTCATTAGCTGTAGCCACTCGATGTCGCACATTTGTAAATACCAAAACAATGACAGTATGTAGTTTAAAAACATTACCGTGATCAAGCCAGGTTGTAGACTCGCTGAAAGAATTTTATAACAGAAATCTTAATACAGCATCCCTGCCTTGTAATTTTAACTTCATACCTTTATTAcctatattgttttaaaatttagtTGGATGTAGGTAAATGATAAGCTTTTTATGAGTTTTGGTCTAAAGTTCTTTCTGCAGGTCTACAACTTGGTTTGCTCACAGTGACGTTTTTAAACTACATACTGTCATTACCTCGGCATTTATGAATACAAGACATTGGATGACTACAGTTAATGATGCTTTCCAATGCATAttcatagctttttttttttacattttgaatgGTATGTTATCTTATTAGCATTACCATACTTTGTACTGCTTTGTTAAAGGGATTTGTCAAATAATCACTTTCAGTATTAGGATTGTTTCCCCATTACATTCTTTGCTCATCTTTACATCTTACTTGTACAAAATTTTCTTAGGCTTCTTTTCTTCAAtttgtttacagatctgaagatagttgcAGGTAGAAACTGGAGCCAGTAATCAAACTTTAACAAGAACAGGAAAATTGCAGTCAAGGCatcaaacaatttttatttattccatCACAAGGTCTGGCTTTACTAAAATGTTATTTAAACCAACAAAACATATAGTAGATAAATAGAAACTCATCTAGGTATTATTATAGAATCAGAATCACATAAACCAGGCAACATATCCACCCACAATCAGCCACCACAGTACCATAGTAAAGTAATAACGAGACAGGCTAAGTGGATCTATATGTCAAGAAAACAAAAATACATTCCATGTCAGTGAAATATAGGGTACTAAAACACCTTTGTATAGAAGAACATTAGAAATGATGTGGGGAAACAAAAAAATATGACTAACTAATCTTGGCAAACAAATTTGTAACAGAAACCTTATTGATACAGTgatcactgaagatgctttaaaataaaggaaaaggggtaatgtttcatggacaatgtgacaGAGTACAAGCTTGGAATGGACAAGGACAGGGAAGAAAATGCGCTTAAAACTTTTCGAAAAAGCTATCTAGGGATCTCTCTTAGTTGATGCAAGCAAACTGTGAGGACCTAAATCTTTTATGTACAACTCTGGCCTAGAACACTGCCTTTAATAGAAAATTTAAACCCTTCTGAAGAGATTTAAAACCTGAAAATTATGATCACATTGTCATCAATGGTGACTTGCACAACACGTTGCTCATGGAGCATTAACAACAATCCAGAATCAATTATTTTGCAGGaattaatgaaactgaagaaaagcaacaaaatttttaatattctgaATCACAGAAAAAGGTAAGGCACTGGGTGCATATGGTAGATGACAAATGGAATACACGTGTGAACATTCATGTGAAGGAAGCAAGTTGAGTGAAAATGCAAGTGAATAAAGGTAGAAAATATCTACTAGGCTCTATCTATATACTAGGTCAGAAGTGATACAAGAATATATGTATACACATAcctaatacaaaagttcacaatcATTAACTTTCAGAATTTTGAAATACTGGTCAGGTGGGTTGGTTTTCCACTTGCCCTGTCCTGTCTCCCTTGAACCTTGTAAAAGTTTCCAGGGCCTCCAAACCATTACATCTTTTTCTAGCAAAAGGAAATTTGGATCAAAGTAACATTGGAGCTTAACACCTCACTACTGATGAGGTAGTCAAAAACAGAGTTCACACACAGACAGAATAATGATAAAGGAAACCAGTTATATGTTTTACAAGAAACCACCAATGCTATCACATTTATATGTGATTTAAAACTTTACAGGAAGTTAATTCTGGATGATTGGACAAAGATTTGAACACTGCTGCAATTGAAAAAAGACTCCAGTGTTAAAAAGAATTCGGAGTTTGAAACCTAGTAACCAGTAAGCACTTCTATCAATCTATGCTACATAGTATTTAGACTAGTTTCTATCATCATTCATAGTTACAGTAAGCTGTTTATATGTGAGTTGTTATTTTTGTTTCTACATTATGAACAAAACCTACATGTATACTTTACCCTGAAATGATTTCCTGTGCCTGTGTACTTCATTTCTGAATAGGACTATCACACTTCTGGTTAAGAAGTTTTTATTGCTTGCAACCTGTGAGGACTTTTTACTGTCAGCCCAgttttgaattattattattattattattattagttacatGGCTGCATGtccagagaccgtgaatagttacaattgaaagaaaacagccctcattAAAAATAGTGATCGAGggctgtttttttttcaattgccaGTTCTGAATCTTATTTTGTCAATCAAAGTTCTATTATTCAAACTAAATTTGTATTTGCTTATAGAGTTGAACACTACTCAGCCTTTTATAGCATAGTAATGAAATTACCATCCACTTTTGTTCTACTGAGTACTGTACATTTCTTCAACAGAAGTTTCAAAGAGTCTGAAATTGTGCCACTCTCACTCAATGATTGCTACAGCTACTGAGACAAACATATTTACAATCAtatattggagtgacaaagatcaTGAGACATTGCACCCCTgtcaacactttttttcttttccttactgGATCAGGATTCCTTACTGGATAATTATTTTAGCAATAGCTTGTTTTCTTGAAGAATTGTTCTATTTTTGTAATGATGAAGAAATTCAGTTGGCACACTGTTACATAATTTGTTTTGATAACAATGTAAGTTTTTATTGCTTTATGCAAAATTTGAACTGTGTGTTCTCTTTGGCTTTGTGGACAAAATTCATAGCATGGAAAATACCTAGGCCAATTGAAAGTAACAGAACTATAAGCCTTTTGCCACATTCAGGAGTGGTTTAATGACAGGTTCCTGTGAGTCAATGTGTACTTCATGCCAACGATAGAAATAGGCCTACTGACTAGACTGTATATAAAATTCCTGCAACTGCTGTGTGACTTCAGGATGCCACTAATAAACTGTAATTAACAGTTAAAATTTTAGACTGCTACATTAACCACAGGTGTGCACAGCATAGCATCCCATATACACAAGATAAAATCTGAACGAAAATGGTTGTCAATACACAGGATTTCATGAAACATAACATAGACGAACATCACTAGTATGTGAAAGCCTACTGTGCAATTTGTAGCCTCTTACATCATAAAGAGGGAAGAGAAACGAAGGGATAAATGCTGATTCATTCAAAAAGAATAAGTGTTTACACTACAGTAAAAATTTATGTTCAATGATGCTGTGTAACAAAGAAAATTGTATACACATACAACAAAATAGCAGGTAATTTTCACAGTACAATGACAATACTCCTAAGCAACTTAAATCTGTTACAGTAGGCATTATTTGTGTCACAGTCAATAATATTACAGTAGCATTAATAGTCACAGCAATGTTCAAATCTCTAAACAAACAAAAACCATCTGCATTAATCTTCTCCAGAATGTGTATGGAATTTATGAGGTCGGTCCCATGACTAATGCAGTAAAATGTTTCTCTTTAGGCCAACATGACAAACATCTTCATCCAGAAAATAAGAACATTCAATGTAAGATACAAACTTTAGAAATATAGAAATTATATAGATGTGATCACAAAACAGGTCTTCAGCACGTAGGCCTAATCTCAAATGCTATTTTCATTCTCATAAAAAACAAAATTTACCACAAACTAACAAGCAACAGCAGAATAGAAAAATAAAAGGAGCTTACCTTTCTTGGTCCTCAACTGGGGCAATGGCAGTCTGCTTCTCCTCGGCATTTTTTCCAATCTCATGGGACTCAGTTTTGGCAGCATTAATGTCTGGTTGGGAAATTTGGTTTTCAGCAGGATTACTGACAATACCAATCACTGTACCTGAGTTTGGATCCACCACATTTGGTAAATTTGAAGCCACACTTATATTTGTTGCACCAACACCACTTACAGAGACTTGATGTTGCAGCACTGGATTAACTGGAGTCCTAGCAGCTGTGACAGTGACAGGTTGTGGATTTGTATACGATTGCGCTGGTGTAGCACTATTTGAATACATCTGCTGTGGTGGTCCAGTAATAGTGGACATAGGAACAGATGTCTGCACAGGAATCATAGGCTGCTGCCCCATAACACTGGCTGGCTGCTGTCCCTGCTGCTGTTGTGATGGAGGTGGTTGCTGAGgcagtggctgctgctgctgctgttgtgacgTTGGTTGCTGAGGCGGCTGCTGTTGTTGCGGCTGCTGTATGCTATGCACTTGTTGCTGCACAGGTTGCAAATTTGAGCTGTGTACTGGTGGCTGTTGCTGTGGAGTTATTTGCTGATTAATAATTTGCTGCTGGTGGATCTGAGGAATATGTTGCTGATTAGGTGGCATCTGTTGCTGTTGCACTGGTACTTGTGGCTGTAATGGTATTTGCTGTTGTGGCTGCAGCGGAGGCTGCGGTGAGACAGGAATATGCTGTTGTACTTGATCCTGTGTTGGTGGGATTTGTGAATTCACTATCTGAATCGGTGGAAGATGTGCCTTCTGTGAAATCACTGGAGCAGACATTGGAACACTGTTTGATACTTGCTGTGTAGCAGACGGCTGAGATAAAGGAATGGTTTGTGGCTGTTGTTGACCTTGAACTGGCACTTTCGTCTGACTGGCAGCTGAAGTCTGGATGATACTTGGCTGTGACACAACTGACGGAGGCTGTGAAACAACATTAACTCCTTGCTGAACTTGGCCCATTGTGATTACTCCTTGCTGAGTGGCCTGAGCAGACATACCTTGTGGTGGTGGGGTATAATAAGTggcttgcatttgctgctgctgctgttgttgtggtggttgttgCTGAACTATTATCTGTTGTGGAAGACCTTGTTGTACAGTTATCAAGCCAGTAGGAacttgctgttgctgctgcactgGTTGTGTAGGTGGTGGTATGTATGCTGCTTGCGAAATCTGCTGCTGCGAAGaggctggtggcagggactgatgGTACATTTGCTGATTTGCAGTTATATTTTGTGGCTGGTGCACCTGTTGTCCTGCTGGCAAGTTCTGCTGCTGATGAATATATTGGGAATTGGCAGTTGACATTACCTGCTGAAACTGTTGTGGAGGTAAACTCTGGTGCTGAGCAGACTGTTGATGTTGACCAGGTATTACATTATGCTGCATAGGGACCTGTGACATGCTCTGGGTGTGATGCATGGGAACATTCTGGGCTGGTACCTGTGCTGGATGCTGTTGTTGTAGCTGTTGTTGAGCTATCACTGACATCTGATGCTGCAACATTGATGGCTGTTGCTGTGGCTGTTGTTGCTGCAAATTTTGCTGTGGAACCTGTGTAATAAGTGTGTTATTTTGCTGACTTGTTGCCACATATGGCTGTTGCAGTGTTTGTCCAGGAGAAAGAGAGATGTTTACACTCTGGCCTGGTGTAAAGTTCCCAGTAGTTCCTTGTTGTGTCATATAACCAGCTGGTggtggctgctgctgttgctgctcatTAACAAATACAGATTTCGAAGAATCCTGGCTTGTTATACCTTGACTGTCTATGCTGCGAACAATGAGACCATCTGTAATCACAACTCCACTATCAGTTCCATACTTTACAGAGCTGGTATTTGTTTCACCATCCACATTTTTAACAACGTTTATGATAGCCTGTTGCGAATTTTGTTGATTCTGCGACATCGTATGGTCCAAATAATCCATACACATCCACCTGCCCCTCTTAAAGGGTACAGTGCTTTCAATTTTAACCACCTTAAAACGTTCGTTCCTACTAGCTGGAGCGTGAACGTCCCTCATTTCTGTTTCTTGCTTGTTTACACTATTGGAATTGCTGACAGCAATTGTGGAATCAGTGGCACCTGCCTTTACGTCACCTGTTGTATTAGCAGCGGCGTTAGATGTAGGTACACTACCGTTATTAGAAGCTGCACTGCCGGCTTCGTTAGCGACAATAGCAAGTCCGTATTGCGAACTTGTAGGAATAACAGGAGCCGATCCCAGAGATGCTGCAGTGGCGTTGAAAAATACGTCTTCTTTGGAAAAGGTGTCTTCCGAAAAACTCGGAGTTTCGTTTTCTATGTCAGTGATTCTGGAATTATCTACGACGTCGGACGTGTCATCCGTGTGAGATTCATCCAAATCGTCAGCTGAATCTTCGCCTCCGTCTGCACTTATACTAGGCAAAACTGTGACACTCGTTATTTGAAACGCTGGTGTTTTCTTTCTCTGACTCGGTGTTGTGACAGGAGAtgctgctgatgtggttagattttTATCGACGTCACTGTTGATACGTGTCAACACgctgttaacttttgttttctCACCTGCCTTTGGCGATTTTTGACTTAAATTATCAGCCATGTTAGGCTGTCGAAAACGGGCCACCTCCCGAACACAGTGAGATTTGAGGAGTTGTACTCCTCAAACCGTCATCTACACCAGTAAACACAAGGAAAATCATAATCCATGACACTTAAAAGTCGGGCCACGGGAAACATAAGCTGCAAAATCAATGTTTATACGAACAAAAAATACCGACAAGTCACACACTTCATAACACACTGCAACAGACCCGATTCAACATGGCCACTATCCACAGCGAACCATGGGTAGGGTTGTACAAAATAACAGGCGTCGATAATAGCTACGCTATCGAGAGGAACGGCAGCGATAATCGATACCCACGTTCCGGTGTTTGCAGCTGCGATAGTCGCTTTTCGGTCGTCACTTGTCCTCAACAGCTTCGATAGACTGGAAACACCGTGTATTCCAATTGCGCGATATTAGAAATTTCACGCCATGTAAACAAACTTTGTTTATCTGTGTGAggtatgactgtgtgtgtgtgtgcgcgcaataGAAAAGGAGAGAGACTGGAAACCGAAGTCAATGTGAACAGgtacatatctacgattaaagcgGAAATACGCGAATCTGTTTGCTTGACATGAATGCAAAAAAAGTTTCATTCTTTTCACAGTATATGTTACACGTTATGACAATGCTCACCCGGTCGTTCTTTGCGTTCCTTATTAACACAGGAGAAAACAGGATTGTGCTATACGTTAGACTGCCTTTCTTTGAGCACAAACGTATGCTAAGGTACAAGAAAATGGACTTTAGCGCAAGGAAGATGTCAAAATCATTTTGTATTCAGCTACATTTAGTTTAGTACAGAAATTTCGTTTACTGTTCATGCTGCTTTTGTAACACCTTTTTCTAGCTTCCTGACTCCTACATAAAACAAAATATCAAAAaccatctgaactgaaactgtgaTTTCATGCTTTAACTCTTTCATATATTGGTCAAATATTAAAGGACTGGCTCAGTGTTTTACTCATTGGTCAAATTAGCATATAATTTATACATGAGCATGTTTTACTCTGTGGATATTTTCATGATCTGTTCTTCACAAGGTAGGGAATCAAGTTACCGTACCAAATTTCCTAAGGCCTGGCACTTGCACCGTGTGAGGTGGCGCAGTCTTTTTagaactctggactcgcattcgggaggacgatggttcaaacccgcgtccagccacccagatttaggttctctgttatttccctaaatagctgcagacaaatgccgcgatggttccttttaaagagcGCGATCCGTTTCCCTCCCCATCCTcgacataatccgagcttgtgctccgtctctacagacctcgacgtcgacgggaagttaaaaccactcttccttccttcctggaaGTTGCAGTTGTCATCACTACAAGCGATCGATGATCTATCGCTGACTGTGTTTAATTGCTGAATTGCTTTAACGCTTAAGCCCTACATTATTTTTATGTTCTCAATTTTTTTACGCTTCTGCTCCACACCATTTTTATCTAATTTTTACCGTTTCAAGGGGTTTACATCAGCAAAAGTATTCAATTGTCATACGTCCTAAACTAAGTAACGGCCTCTAACAAGTTTTAAATTTCTCAGTTACTTGCTTACCGATACATCTATGGAAGGTGACAGAACCGGAAGCAATTGTGGAACGTCACTTTCGTACAAGACAGCTGAAGAACGTGCGGACAATATATATACAGAATGCACGTAACAATGGTCACTTGTGCTTTTTTTGCATTTTGCTAATTTTGACTCAAGGGCGAGTAATTTTTGAGCAAAATGATGAAAAACCTCGTCTGGCAGACGCCTGAAGACGGGCGCCATCTATCCGGCGAAAACTTACCAAGTTTCAAGATCCAGTATTACCTTAGTAATTTACGGATATTCTACAGCCTTCTATGTGTGATCACCGTAGTGGTTGGGAAGACAAAATTACAAAGCTCACAGAGCCAATGAAACGATCACTCTTCCAGCGCTCAATGCGCAAACTAAACCGAAGAAAATGAATGATTTAAACTGAATAAATggatacctgttgttgttgtagcCTAGTTTGACAGTTCGTCACTCTAGGCGTGTTCGTCTCCTTACAGCTACAGTAGCGTGCATCGTATTCAAGTTGGACATCAAATCAAAACCACTGCGGCATTTGCACTAACTATTCATACGCACCAATCACTGCCATTTATGTTGATCATGTTAAGTTCAAAAAATTACAAGAGTCGGCCGTAATATCAGAGCCCAACACTCAGAATTTGTTGTTTGGTACTTATCACCAAACCTCCAGCTTTCAGACACTCCAAAACACTCCAacgaaaacaccgatttagttcgtgctgtgtgctgtcgtccagtagaacatgcgtaagCGGTAATTAAAAGTAAGACCAGAACTACGGATTGTAGGAAACgtggtaggtcagttggtagagcttcAGATTAAAGACTGAAGGTCGCGAGTTCGAAGCCCAGCCCACgcgggctagccgtgcggtcttaggcgccttgtcacggttcgcgcggctgctcccgtcggaggttcgagtcctccctcggacatcggtgtgtgttgtctttttgtttgtttaagttaggttaagtaggtgtaagcttagggaccgatgacctcagcagtttggtcacgtaggacttaccacaaatttccattttttttcgaaATCCAGTGAAGGAGACTTTTCCTTTTCGAGCAGTCTACGCatgaaattgttatatgggagaacatttttttCTGACATATAAAAGAATGTtttggagtttgtagcaatgttcttttggcagtctgctttcgcttcataAGTTGCAAGTAGTAAATCTATAGCGTACATTTGAATTGataacaccacacctatctatacaaatgtactctatagaaCATTTCTACAAACTtcgaaacgtccttttacatgtcagaaaacGTTCTCTCATATAGCACTTACatgcgtaaacagttaaaaaaatcgCCTTCAGTGGTTTTCGAATCGGGACTTCACTGCGATTATCTGACACTCTACCGAGTGACTTACCAGGGATCTTTTCGTTTACACCTCACAGATGCATGTTCCTTATAATCCGCAGTTCTGGTGTTGCTTTTAATCGCCGTTTACGTATGTTCTaccggacgacagcacacagcacaacctAAATTGGTGTTTTGactgatactctatcgacacacaacgtttggtaccggcctgagtgtctgacatctggaggtttgggtgttagccTCCAGGTCATCAAACTGAGATCCATTGCATTTTTCGGAAACAAACCACAAAGTAAATGCTTCAGCTAATCTTCGTTTACCAGAGAAAATATTTAGATATC
This Schistocerca nitens isolate TAMUIC-IGC-003100 chromosome 1, iqSchNite1.1, whole genome shotgun sequence DNA region includes the following protein-coding sequences:
- the LOC126243607 gene encoding putative mediator of RNA polymerase II transcription subunit 12, which encodes MADNLSQKSPKAGEKTKVNSVLTRINSDVDKNLTTSAASPVTTPSQRKKTPAFQITSVTVLPSISADGGEDSADDLDESHTDDTSDVVDNSRITDIENETPSFSEDTFSKEDVFFNATAASLGSAPVIPTSSQYGLAIVANEAGSAASNNGSVPTSNAAANTTGDVKAGATDSTIAVSNSNSVNKQETEMRDVHAPASRNERFKVVKIESTVPFKRGRWMCMDYLDHTMSQNQQNSQQAIINVVKNVDGETNTSSVKYGTDSGVVITDGLIVRSIDSQGITSQDSSKSVFVNEQQQQQPPPAGYMTQQGTTGNFTPGQSVNISLSPGQTLQQPYVATSQQNNTLITQVPQQNLQQQQPQQQPSMLQHQMSVIAQQQLQQQHPAQVPAQNVPMHHTQSMSQVPMQHNVIPGQHQQSAQHQSLPPQQFQQVMSTANSQYIHQQQNLPAGQQVHQPQNITANQQMYHQSLPPASSQQQISQAAYIPPPTQPVQQQQQVPTGLITVQQGLPQQIIVQQQPPQQQQQQQMQATYYTPPPQGMSAQATQQGVITMGQVQQGVNVVSQPPSVVSQPSIIQTSAASQTKVPVQGQQQPQTIPLSQPSATQQVSNSVPMSAPVISQKAHLPPIQIVNSQIPPTQDQVQQHIPVSPQPPLQPQQQIPLQPQVPVQQQQMPPNQQHIPQIHQQQIINQQITPQQQPPVHSSNLQPVQQQVHSIQQPQQQQPPQQPTSQQQQQQPLPQQPPPSQQQQGQQPASVMGQQPMIPVQTSVPMSTITGPPQQMYSNSATPAQSYTNPQPVTVTAARTPVNPVLQHQVSVSGVGATNISVASNLPNVVDPNSGTVIGIVSNPAENQISQPDINAAKTESHEIGKNAEEKQTAIAPVEDQESASGTSAVAIDNKIEQAMDLVKSHLMFAVREEVEVLKERIAELMDRICQLETENTILKAHASQEALAQLGLNNQGQQQQQTPSQQQQLQQQQQQQLHQQQQQQQQQQQQQQQQQQQQQQQQLQQQQLQQQQQLQQHQQLQQQSSVQQQQPQQQPQQQLQGKALNGTLP